One Campylobacterota bacterium DNA segment encodes these proteins:
- a CDS encoding NAD(P)H-dependent glycerol-3-phosphate dehydrogenase: MTNVGVIGAGKWGEALSFAMSEKNDVIITSRTPREMSNFRPLSEVLECPYLIITVPAQQVAQWLREHFVYSGQKVLVAAKGIEASSGRFLNEIYAEYVPQENLAFLSGPSFASEVLRKLPTALVVNSSSSQTADEFASLFPGFIRTYTSDDVIGAEVAGAYKNVIAIAAGICEGLGLGHNAAASLIARGLVEMERFGRAYGAREESFLGLSGAGDLFLTASSSMSRNYRVGLGLAEGKSKEAVCAAIGEVSEGIGTAYALHEIARARGIYLPIAGEVYAILEGKSPRQSLKDLIER, translated from the coding sequence ATGACGAACGTGGGGGTGATCGGAGCAGGGAAATGGGGGGAAGCCCTCAGTTTTGCGATGAGCGAAAAAAACGACGTGATCATCACGTCGCGCACTCCCCGCGAAATGAGTAATTTCCGTCCTCTATCCGAAGTACTCGAATGCCCCTACCTGATCATTACCGTCCCGGCGCAGCAGGTGGCGCAGTGGTTGCGGGAACATTTTGTTTATTCGGGACAAAAAGTCCTCGTTGCGGCCAAAGGGATCGAAGCCTCCAGCGGACGTTTTCTCAACGAAATTTATGCCGAATACGTCCCCCAGGAGAATCTGGCGTTTCTCTCAGGCCCCTCGTTTGCCTCGGAAGTGTTGCGTAAGCTGCCCACCGCACTGGTGGTCAATTCGAGCTCGTCGCAGACGGCGGACGAATTCGCCTCCCTTTTTCCGGGGTTTATCCGCACCTACACCAGCGATGACGTGATCGGCGCCGAAGTCGCCGGTGCGTACAAAAACGTGATCGCGATAGCGGCGGGAATCTGCGAAGGGCTCGGGCTGGGACACAATGCCGCGGCGAGCCTGATCGCGCGCGGACTGGTCGAGATGGAACGGTTCGGGCGTGCCTACGGCGCCCGGGAAGAGAGTTTCCTCGGACTTAGCGGGGCGGGAGATCTGTTTCTCACCGCCAGTTCATCGATGTCGCGTAATTACCGAGTCGGTCTGGGATTGGCCGAGGGGAAAAGCAAGGAGGCGGTCTGCGCCGCGATCGGAGAGGTCAGCGAAGGGATCGGTACGGCCTACGCATTGCACGAAATCGCCCGCGCACGGGGTATTTACCTCCCCATTGCGGGTGAAGTATACGCGATATTGGAAGGAAAATCGCCCCGCCAGAGTTTGAAAGATTTGATAGAGAGGTAG
- the gatB gene encoding Asp-tRNA(Asn)/Glu-tRNA(Gln) amidotransferase subunit GatB, translating to MFETIIGLEVHVQLNTQSKLFCSCPTSFNHEQNTNTCPTCLALPGALPVLNKEALKKAGMFGTAVDATINRTSFFDRKSYFYPDSPSAYQITQLYTPIVEHGRLVIDFEDGSSKTIRINRAHIEADAGKNIHEGSISKVDLNRAGTPLLEIVSEPDMRSAEEAILYLKKLHSIVRYIDISDANMQEGSFRVDVNVSIRPKGDEKLYTRVEIKNINSFRFIQRAIEIEVARQIEAWEDGTYEEEIVQETRLFDQVKQETRSMRGKEEAADYRYFPEPDLLKVVVDDTMYAQIRDIPELPDAKKERFVSAFGLREYDAAVITADLETAHYFEAMLEQGITAKNAVTWLTVELPGRLSGGMTPSTSPISAVTLGTLVKRIEESVISGKAAKEILDYLFENKGGDVDAAIEKLGLKQVSDTGALEALIDEILSANADKVAEYKSGKDKLFGFFVGQAMKASKGSANPQTLNEILQAKLAQ from the coding sequence ATGTTTGAAACCATTATCGGTTTGGAAGTCCACGTCCAGCTCAACACCCAGTCCAAACTCTTCTGCTCCTGCCCCACCAGCTTCAACCACGAACAAAACACCAATACCTGCCCCACCTGTCTGGCACTCCCCGGAGCGCTGCCGGTGCTGAACAAAGAGGCGCTGAAAAAAGCGGGGATGTTCGGAACCGCCGTCGATGCGACGATCAACCGCACGAGCTTCTTCGACCGCAAGAGCTATTTCTATCCCGACAGCCCCAGCGCGTACCAGATCACGCAGCTTTACACACCGATCGTCGAACACGGCCGTCTCGTGATCGATTTCGAAGACGGCAGTTCCAAAACGATCCGGATCAACCGCGCCCACATCGAAGCCGATGCGGGGAAAAACATCCATGAGGGTTCCATCTCCAAGGTCGATCTGAACCGCGCGGGGACCCCGTTGCTCGAGATCGTCTCGGAGCCTGACATGCGCTCGGCCGAAGAGGCGATTTTGTACCTCAAAAAGCTCCACTCCATTGTCCGCTACATCGATATCAGTGATGCGAACATGCAGGAAGGGTCGTTCCGCGTCGACGTCAACGTCTCGATCCGCCCCAAAGGGGACGAAAAACTTTACACCCGCGTCGAGATCAAGAACATCAACAGCTTCCGCTTCATCCAGCGCGCGATCGAGATCGAGGTGGCCCGCCAGATCGAGGCGTGGGAAGACGGCACCTACGAAGAGGAGATCGTCCAGGAGACGCGCCTTTTCGATCAGGTGAAGCAGGAGACGCGATCAATGCGCGGCAAGGAAGAAGCGGCCGATTACCGCTATTTCCCCGAACCCGACCTTCTCAAGGTCGTTGTTGACGATACGATGTACGCGCAGATTCGCGACATTCCCGAACTGCCGGATGCGAAAAAAGAGCGTTTCGTGAGCGCATTCGGTCTTCGCGAATACGATGCCGCGGTCATCACGGCGGATCTTGAAACCGCCCATTATTTCGAAGCGATGCTGGAGCAGGGGATCACGGCAAAAAATGCCGTCACGTGGCTTACCGTAGAACTTCCGGGGCGCTTGAGCGGCGGTATGACCCCGTCGACTTCACCGATCAGCGCCGTGACGCTGGGAACCCTCGTCAAACGGATCGAGGAGAGCGTCATCAGCGGCAAGGCGGCCAAAGAGATTCTTGACTATTTGTTTGAAAACAAGGGCGGCGACGTCGACGCGGCGATCGAAAAACTGGGGCTCAAGCAGGTCAGCGACACGGGCGCCCTCGAAGCCCTCATCGACGAGATCCTCAGTGCCAACGCCGACAAGGTCGCCGAGTATAAGTCGGGGAAAGACAAACTGTTCGGATTTTTCGTCGGGCAGGCGATGAAAGCTTCCAAAGGTTCGGCCAACCCGCAGACTCTCAACGAAATCCTCCAAGCCAAACTGGCACAGTAG
- a CDS encoding EAL domain-containing protein → MQNPFPADRVHVHDILKHMPDGMFTLDTNLIIRYANPAFCKLLGFEAEELVGSSVTEHLENLDILSSCIDSINAHGHCSDQETIFKRKDGSTVHISKNVQALYDDHGTIRTIVVSIRDLTHLHELNKELSDSKAELQRYTEDLKGIVENRTRELTYRLFYDSLTRLPNRTKLIHDTENLEQPYAIVVLNIDRFGEINSFYGHEIGDELLESVAELLGELSKQMNGSVLYKLPVDEYALLITAPPSREEIEAFAGYVVEQIAQSNFHIQDHGMNLNATVGIACSNDLTDTRQSVLLRAGMALKLAKKRRRNYIVYDPSLHIKKDYEKNIRWIKRLREAIEEDRIVPYYQPIVNARTLEIEKYEALVRIVEEDGSVVTPYHFLDISKKVKLYYHVTRIMIDKVFEALRQNPGKICSINLSIEDIHNPSMYSYIIDKVRNCTNAPQLIFEILESEGIENYDVVNAFITEVKKYGVKIALDDFGAGYSNFAYISRLDIDYVKIDGSIIRDVDTNRTSKIILDTILDFASKLGVETVAEFVSSEPICRYLQTLPIDAMQGYYFAEPAPSMEG, encoded by the coding sequence ATGCAAAACCCTTTTCCTGCCGATCGGGTTCACGTTCACGACATACTCAAGCACATGCCCGATGGGATGTTTACGCTCGATACCAACCTCATCATCCGGTATGCCAATCCCGCATTTTGCAAACTGCTCGGATTCGAGGCCGAAGAACTGGTCGGTTCATCCGTCACGGAACATCTGGAAAATCTCGACATCCTCAGCAGCTGCATTGACAGTATCAACGCACACGGGCATTGCAGCGATCAGGAAACGATCTTTAAACGCAAAGACGGCTCTACCGTCCATATTTCGAAAAACGTCCAGGCTTTGTACGACGATCACGGAACAATCCGCACCATCGTGGTCAGCATCCGGGACCTGACGCATCTGCATGAACTCAACAAAGAACTTTCCGATTCAAAAGCCGAATTGCAGCGGTACACCGAAGATTTGAAAGGGATCGTGGAAAATCGGACCCGCGAACTCACCTACCGTCTTTTTTACGACTCCCTCACCCGTCTCCCCAATCGAACCAAACTGATACACGACACCGAAAATCTCGAACAACCCTACGCGATCGTCGTTTTGAACATCGACCGTTTCGGTGAAATCAACAGTTTCTACGGCCACGAGATCGGTGACGAACTCCTCGAAAGCGTAGCCGAACTGCTCGGCGAGCTCTCCAAGCAGATGAACGGCAGCGTCCTTTACAAACTCCCCGTGGACGAATACGCGCTCCTTATCACGGCCCCTCCCTCACGCGAAGAGATCGAAGCGTTCGCCGGTTATGTGGTCGAGCAGATTGCCCAAAGCAACTTTCACATCCAAGATCACGGCATGAATCTCAACGCAACGGTGGGGATAGCGTGTTCGAACGATTTGACCGACACGCGCCAAAGCGTACTGCTGCGTGCGGGGATGGCGCTCAAGCTGGCCAAAAAAAGACGACGCAATTACATCGTCTACGACCCGTCCTTGCACATCAAAAAAGATTACGAAAAAAATATCCGCTGGATCAAACGGCTGCGCGAAGCGATCGAAGAAGACCGTATCGTCCCCTACTATCAACCCATCGTCAACGCCCGAACGCTCGAAATCGAAAAATACGAAGCACTGGTACGGATCGTGGAGGAAGACGGCTCGGTCGTCACGCCGTATCATTTTCTGGACATTTCGAAAAAAGTCAAACTTTATTACCACGTCACACGGATCATGATCGACAAGGTATTCGAAGCGCTCCGGCAAAATCCGGGAAAAATCTGTTCGATCAACCTCTCCATCGAAGACATCCACAACCCGTCAATGTATTCCTACATCATCGACAAAGTGCGTAACTGTACCAATGCTCCGCAGCTGATTTTCGAAATTCTCGAATCCGAGGGGATCGAAAACTACGACGTTGTGAACGCCTTTATCACCGAAGTCAAAAAATACGGGGTCAAAATCGCCCTTGACGATTTCGGAGCGGGGTATTCGAATTTTGCCTACATCAGCCGGCTCGACATCGACTACGTCAAAATCGACGGTTCGATCATCCGCGACGTGGATACAAACCGTACCTCGAAGATCATCCTCGATACCATCCTCGATTTCGCGTCCAAACTCGGCGTCGAAACCGTGGCCGAATTCGTCAGTTCCGAACCGATCTGCCGCTACCTTCAGACGCTGCCCATCGATGCGATGCAGGGGTATTATTTCGCAGAGCCCGCCCCATCCATGGAGGGTTAG
- a CDS encoding glycine zipper domain-containing protein, producing the protein MKKNRITAIFGITALLLGIQANAAQIDGSAVLGSAIGAAAGSAVGSAVGGKDGAVIGGGIGGAVGAAAGSGKSSVQPSAQVRVGSSAIAADDDRGHRDHGLHKGHYKHKHKHKH; encoded by the coding sequence ATGAAAAAAAACCGTATAACCGCCATTTTCGGGATCACGGCCCTGCTGCTGGGCATTCAGGCCAATGCTGCCCAGATCGACGGTTCGGCCGTACTCGGGAGCGCGATCGGAGCCGCTGCGGGATCGGCCGTAGGCTCTGCGGTCGGCGGTAAAGACGGTGCGGTCATCGGCGGCGGGATCGGCGGTGCGGTCGGTGCGGCGGCGGGAAGCGGCAAATCGTCGGTACAACCCTCCGCCCAGGTGCGGGTAGGATCGTCGGCGATTGCGGCGGACGACGATCGCGGACATCGCGATCACGGCCTGCACAAGGGACATTACAAACACAAACATAAACACAAGCATTGA
- a CDS encoding monooxygenase gives MNVLLQIDFPYSGPYGEEMAQAFAGLAESIAQEKGLIWKMWTENRETGEAGGIYLFEDASSATAYLAMHTARLESFGVQGIRSKLFNVNVPLSRITKAPLS, from the coding sequence ATGAACGTATTATTGCAGATCGATTTTCCCTATTCGGGGCCATACGGCGAAGAGATGGCTCAGGCATTTGCGGGGCTGGCCGAATCGATTGCTCAGGAAAAAGGGCTGATCTGGAAGATGTGGACCGAAAACCGCGAGACCGGCGAAGCGGGGGGAATTTACCTGTTTGAAGATGCCTCTTCCGCGACGGCGTATCTTGCGATGCACACCGCGCGTCTGGAAAGCTTCGGGGTTCAGGGGATCCGCTCGAAGCTGTTCAACGTGAACGTCCCGCTCTCCCGCATTACCAAAGCCCCTTTGAGCTAA
- a CDS encoding Dabb family protein — MLVHIVMFQFKEENKEANMARVKTMLEALPAKIATLKSMEVGIDISRSERSFDMVLVSTFEDQAGLDAYAPHPAHQEVVGVIKEVTLLSKVVDYEK, encoded by the coding sequence ATGTTGGTACACATCGTAATGTTTCAGTTTAAAGAAGAGAACAAAGAGGCCAATATGGCCCGGGTCAAAACGATGCTCGAAGCACTCCCCGCGAAAATCGCAACCCTTAAAAGCATGGAGGTGGGGATCGACATCAGTCGCAGCGAGCGTTCGTTTGACATGGTACTGGTGTCGACGTTTGAGGATCAGGCGGGATTGGACGCGTACGCTCCCCATCCGGCCCATCAGGAAGTAGTCGGGGTAATCAAAGAAGTGACCCTTCTCTCCAAAGTGGTCGATTACGAAAAATAG
- a CDS encoding ion transporter, which produces MIGRALVGIAFYLHGSIRYRRAKKFFYNLLENPAYPYKKFFDYLMIGLIGISVYILIRHVKHDVSPQMLFFNNYVISIIFLCEYLLRMWVYSDGSKVIMERYEHDLFLQRPFRWVEAVRAIAAKKAEYVVSPSALIDLLAIMPFFHELRMLRIFILFRVFKLFRYTKSLTQFVSILSSKKFEIFTLSLFATVIIVVSSVLIYVMEANNPDSPINTLFDAIYWSVVTIFTVGYGDMVPVTDEGRTVAMAIIVAGIAVISFATSIVVSAFTEKLDVIKEEKLIEDVSKIGRFYLICGYTPLAVQIARNFMKKGSKVLILDSDPDKIATALKEGFLALAYDPASLHSYRMLRVDFDRQVIAAILLHPSDVLNVYTALTIRELSLSVALLSILVQRENRRKLALAGINEIVYTQELIGLVSKEMSGSPVAFEVIHALRTENNGVVIEEIALDWVGAERFFETSRQKLFHTRLIVLGVYAAAEKHFVFNPSIDTPIRRGDVAIVIGSRMLIDEFKTALYQKGNR; this is translated from the coding sequence ATGATAGGCCGGGCGCTGGTCGGGATCGCGTTTTATCTTCACGGCTCGATCCGTTACCGCCGCGCCAAAAAGTTTTTTTACAACCTTCTCGAAAACCCCGCCTACCCCTACAAAAAGTTTTTCGATTACCTGATGATCGGGCTGATCGGGATCAGCGTCTATATCCTCATCCGCCATGTCAAACACGACGTCAGCCCGCAGATGCTTTTTTTCAACAATTACGTCATTTCGATCATTTTTCTGTGCGAATACCTTCTTCGGATGTGGGTCTACAGCGACGGTTCGAAAGTGATCATGGAACGTTACGAGCACGATCTTTTTTTGCAGCGCCCGTTTCGCTGGGTCGAGGCGGTCCGGGCAATCGCGGCGAAAAAAGCCGAATACGTCGTTTCCCCCTCCGCGCTGATCGATCTGCTTGCGATCATGCCGTTTTTCCACGAGTTGCGGATGTTGCGGATTTTTATCCTGTTTCGGGTGTTCAAACTGTTCCGCTATACGAAGAGCCTGACCCAGTTCGTATCGATCCTCTCCTCCAAAAAATTTGAAATTTTCACCCTGAGTCTGTTCGCAACGGTCATCATCGTCGTATCGTCCGTCCTGATTTACGTGATGGAAGCGAACAATCCCGATTCGCCGATCAATACCCTTTTTGATGCCATCTACTGGTCGGTCGTTACCATTTTCACCGTCGGTTACGGCGATATGGTTCCCGTAACCGACGAGGGGCGTACGGTCGCGATGGCGATCATCGTCGCGGGTATCGCGGTGATCTCGTTTGCGACATCGATCGTCGTTTCGGCGTTTACCGAAAAACTCGATGTAATCAAAGAGGAAAAACTGATCGAGGACGTCTCGAAAATCGGCCGTTTCTATCTGATCTGCGGCTATACACCCCTGGCCGTTCAGATTGCGCGCAATTTTATGAAAAAAGGCTCAAAGGTTCTCATCCTCGACAGCGATCCGGATAAAATCGCCACCGCGCTGAAAGAGGGATTTCTCGCCCTGGCCTACGACCCCGCAAGTCTGCACTCCTACCGAATGCTGCGAGTCGATTTCGACCGCCAGGTGATCGCGGCCATTTTATTGCATCCCAGCGACGTCCTCAACGTCTACACGGCACTGACGATACGAGAGCTTTCGCTCAGCGTAGCGCTTCTGTCGATCCTCGTACAGCGCGAAAACCGCCGGAAGCTCGCCCTTGCCGGGATCAACGAGATCGTCTATACGCAAGAGCTGATCGGTCTGGTGAGCAAGGAGATGAGCGGAAGCCCCGTCGCGTTCGAAGTGATTCATGCGCTGCGGACCGAAAACAACGGGGTCGTGATCGAAGAGATCGCCCTGGATTGGGTCGGCGCAGAGCGTTTTTTCGAAACGTCGCGGCAGAAACTGTTCCATACGCGCCTGATCGTGCTGGGCGTTTATGCGGCGGCGGAAAAACACTTCGTTTTCAACCCGTCGATCGATACTCCGATCCGTCGCGGGGACGTTGCAATCGTCATCGGAAGCCGGATGCTGATCGACGAATTCAAAACGGCACTCTACCAGAAGGGGAACCGATGA
- the abc-f gene encoding ribosomal protection-like ABC-F family protein, giving the protein MALVDLLGVSKHYEAQKILENVHFHIDEGERIVIVGKNGSGKSTLMKIVAGVLDADEGERITRQGIDIKMLSQIPVFDPDHTVREAIEAGLGELRTAKIRFDEISVVLAERFDDAGLLEEQSRLTNFLDHHNAWNLDDKIERVMQHFMLKEYETKRVNLLSGGEQRRVALASLLLQKPDILLLDEPTNHLDVYMVEFLEELILKERFTLLFISHDRYFIDQVATKTIEVEECVLREFNGGYSNYLEQKQELLRTMAQQHENLLKLLKAENEWLRRGVKARLKRNEGRKQRVLELREQAKHNPSKIRKMKLELEREAKHFNRDEGINRQKMLFEIEHLGLKLGEKTLIRDFSARILRQDVIAVVGPNGSGKSTLLKALLGRLKPTSGVIKQGEFSIGYFDQHREMLDDSKNLIETFCPNGGDRVQAQGQDFHVYGYLKNFLFPREFLDKKIGVLSGGEKNRVALALLFTKKVDCLILDEPTNDLDIPTINILEEKLQNFPGAVILVSHDRYFVDKIAKKLFIFKGDGTVEESYKPYSEYLEDEKELREIDAMEAEFSKPETTPAKAAAEKPKVLKLSYNEQKALERLPALIEALEAKIDELGAALADPKQYEKIGITVLAAELEKVKAEYETKVDELLSIEEKIEEIEALKSL; this is encoded by the coding sequence ATGGCATTAGTCGATCTACTCGGTGTCTCGAAACACTATGAGGCCCAGAAAATCTTAGAGAACGTCCACTTCCACATCGACGAAGGGGAGCGCATCGTCATCGTCGGCAAAAACGGCAGCGGGAAATCAACCCTGATGAAAATCGTCGCGGGCGTCCTCGATGCCGATGAGGGAGAGCGGATCACGCGTCAGGGGATCGATATCAAGATGCTCTCGCAGATCCCGGTTTTCGATCCGGACCATACGGTACGCGAAGCGATCGAAGCGGGGCTGGGAGAGCTCAGAACGGCCAAAATCCGTTTCGACGAAATCTCCGTCGTGCTGGCCGAACGCTTCGACGATGCCGGATTGCTCGAAGAGCAGTCGCGCCTGACCAATTTCCTCGACCACCACAATGCATGGAATCTCGACGACAAGATCGAGAGGGTAATGCAGCACTTCATGCTCAAAGAGTACGAAACCAAAAGAGTCAACCTCCTCAGCGGGGGGGAACAGCGGCGTGTCGCGCTGGCTTCGCTACTGCTCCAAAAACCCGACATCCTCCTCCTCGACGAACCCACCAACCACCTCGACGTCTATATGGTCGAGTTTCTCGAAGAGCTGATCCTCAAAGAGCGTTTTACCCTCCTCTTCATCTCCCACGACCGTTATTTCATCGATCAGGTCGCGACCAAAACGATCGAAGTCGAAGAGTGTGTCCTGCGGGAATTCAACGGCGGCTACAGCAACTACCTGGAGCAGAAACAAGAACTGCTGCGCACCATGGCACAGCAGCACGAAAACCTCCTCAAACTCCTCAAAGCCGAAAATGAATGGCTCCGCCGCGGGGTCAAGGCGCGCCTCAAACGAAACGAAGGGCGTAAACAACGGGTACTGGAGCTGCGCGAGCAGGCCAAGCATAATCCTTCCAAAATCCGCAAAATGAAACTCGAACTCGAGCGTGAAGCCAAACACTTCAACCGCGATGAGGGGATCAACCGGCAAAAAATGCTCTTCGAGATCGAACATCTGGGATTGAAACTGGGCGAAAAAACGCTGATCCGCGATTTCTCGGCCCGGATTCTGCGGCAAGACGTCATTGCCGTCGTCGGTCCGAACGGCAGCGGCAAATCGACGCTGCTCAAAGCGTTGCTAGGAAGACTTAAACCCACCTCCGGAGTCATCAAGCAAGGGGAGTTTTCGATCGGCTATTTCGACCAGCACCGCGAGATGCTCGACGACTCCAAAAACCTGATCGAAACATTTTGCCCCAACGGGGGAGACCGGGTACAGGCGCAGGGACAGGATTTTCACGTTTACGGCTACCTGAAAAACTTCCTCTTCCCCCGCGAATTTCTCGACAAAAAAATCGGGGTTCTCAGCGGCGGAGAGAAAAACCGCGTCGCGCTCGCTCTGCTCTTTACGAAAAAAGTGGACTGCCTCATCCTTGATGAACCGACCAACGATCTTGATATCCCGACGATCAACATCCTCGAGGAGAAGCTCCAAAACTTCCCCGGAGCGGTCATCCTCGTCAGCCACGACCGCTATTTTGTCGACAAAATCGCCAAGAAACTCTTTATCTTCAAAGGAGACGGCACCGTCGAGGAGAGTTACAAGCCCTACAGCGAATACCTCGAAGACGAAAAAGAACTTCGGGAAATCGACGCGATGGAGGCGGAATTTTCCAAGCCCGAGACGACACCGGCCAAAGCCGCCGCCGAAAAGCCCAAAGTTCTCAAACTCAGCTACAACGAACAAAAAGCGCTCGAACGGCTCCCCGCCCTGATCGAGGCGCTGGAGGCGAAAATTGACGAGCTGGGTGCCGCACTGGCCGATCCGAAACAGTACGAAAAAATCGGGATCACGGTACTGGCCGCGGAGCTTGAAAAAGTCAAAGCCGAATACGAAACGAAAGTGGATGAGCTGCTGAGTATCGAAGAAAAAATCGAGGAGATCGAAGCGCTCAAAAGCCTCTAG
- a CDS encoding DsrE family protein, translated as MKRMVSALVLFTLSLEADQTTKAVFDCANKDMKYIASRMFLIEESAKELRAAHRPYEFVLTVHSGCTPVITEDVGDDEVKKGISERLKKLSRQYNVKIEACEIAMERFGIEKSDLPEHIGTVRNSITRVIQLQNNGYAFIPYH; from the coding sequence ATGAAACGTATGGTTTCGGCCTTGGTGCTCTTTACGCTTTCCCTTGAGGCGGATCAAACGACGAAAGCGGTGTTTGACTGCGCCAACAAAGATATGAAATACATTGCCTCACGAATGTTTTTGATTGAAGAGAGTGCAAAAGAACTCCGGGCGGCACACCGTCCTTATGAGTTCGTCCTGACCGTCCATTCGGGATGTACACCCGTTATTACCGAGGATGTGGGGGATGACGAGGTAAAAAAAGGGATTTCCGAACGTCTCAAAAAACTCAGTCGGCAGTATAATGTCAAAATCGAAGCTTGTGAAATCGCAATGGAGCGGTTTGGCATCGAAAAAAGTGATTTGCCTGAACATATCGGCACCGTGCGCAACTCCATAACCCGTGTTATCCAACTTCAAAACAATGGATACGCATTTATTCCCTACCATTAA
- a CDS encoding NAD-binding protein, with the protein MRKQGAIVFGFNEYAKEIAMQIAPDYPSFAVYVMNETEKASAEARGFETEIFDLSEDWRSIEERFAPGSLIVFCALDNDAENVFLTISLRSVFEELTIIALAQDNESAAKLKSAGANKVLATQQITAGIIDEMLEKPTVREVLHDILYENSALKIVQLAVPEGSFLVGKHLYDIDWAGEYDVLVLAIVDRELSATFSFTSKGHNHHIDPHDLLIVAGYEDKIAALSDAMGEKR; encoded by the coding sequence ATGAGAAAACAAGGTGCGATCGTTTTCGGATTCAACGAATACGCCAAAGAGATCGCGATGCAGATCGCTCCCGATTACCCTTCGTTCGCCGTCTATGTCATGAACGAAACCGAAAAAGCCTCTGCCGAAGCCAGGGGGTTTGAAACCGAAATCTTCGATTTAAGCGAGGATTGGCGGAGCATCGAAGAGCGTTTTGCTCCCGGAAGCCTGATCGTGTTCTGCGCACTGGACAACGATGCCGAAAACGTCTTTCTGACCATTTCGCTCCGGTCCGTTTTCGAAGAATTGACCATCATCGCGCTGGCGCAGGACAACGAAAGCGCCGCCAAACTCAAAAGTGCGGGAGCGAACAAAGTCCTCGCTACCCAGCAGATAACCGCCGGGATCATTGACGAAATGCTGGAAAAACCGACGGTGCGCGAAGTGCTGCACGACATCCTTTACGAAAACAGCGCGCTCAAGATCGTTCAGCTGGCGGTGCCCGAAGGATCGTTCCTGGTCGGGAAGCATCTTTACGACATCGACTGGGCGGGAGAATACGACGTGCTGGTGCTGGCGATTGTCGATCGGGAGCTTTCCGCGACGTTCAGTTTCACCTCCAAAGGGCACAATCATCACATCGATCCGCACGACCTCTTGATTGTCGCCGGATATGAAGATAAAATTGCGGCATTGAGCGACGCGATGGGAGAGAAGAGATGA